Proteins encoded within one genomic window of uncultured Fusobacterium sp.:
- the topA gene encoding type I DNA topoisomerase, translating into MAKTTVKKNLVIVESPAKAKTIEKILGKTFQVVASFGHVRDLPKSKLGVDVENNFTPSYSTIKGKGDIIKNLKALAKKSDKVYLASDPDREGEAIAWHIAYALKLDENEANRIEFNEITEHAIKDSITHPRKIDMDKVNAQQARRILDRLVGYGISSLLWKSVASNTSAGRVQSVALKLICDLEQEIKKFIPVKFWDIKGDFSNNLKLALYKVNGKKIEKLTDENVVKEIKKIEKKEFSVTEAKVTKRTKNSPLPLKTSTLQQLASSYLGFSATKTMRIAQGLYEGIDVNGTHKGLITYMRTDSTRISEEAQEMAKNYILENFGKEYLGVKKESKSKQKIQDAHEGIRPTDINLTPESLVDSLDKDQIKLYKLIWDRFLISQLAPMKYEQFELVLTYDKFDFRGTINKIIFDGYYKIFKEEEDLPLGDFPSIAVGDKRTLEKLNIKEDFTKPPSRFSESSLVKKLEAEGIGRPSTYASIIETLKKREYVKIEGKSFVPTELGFEIEDALEKNFPNIMNVKFTAEMETELDEIAEGEKDWINILSNFYKELKEYIDKFAKKVEEEANRIVESDVPCSCGKGNMILKTGRFGRYLTCPHVDDENGCQEKISLKGIEIPAEDIKNGKIFVKDKVEELVKSKQGKPTDVITENGDIYLLKTGRFGSYLESEKYSQDNLRMPLPPEIRKALANNQIEEKNGVMQINGQLSKLLAEDEKILKEAGVCEKCGRPFRIGRGRWGKYLACTGYPECKNIRKIEKNKE; encoded by the coding sequence GTGGCAAAAACAACAGTAAAAAAGAATTTAGTAATAGTTGAATCGCCAGCAAAGGCTAAAACAATTGAAAAGATTTTAGGAAAAACCTTTCAAGTGGTAGCATCTTTTGGACATGTGAGAGATCTACCAAAAAGTAAATTAGGAGTAGATGTTGAAAATAATTTTACCCCTTCTTATTCTACAATAAAAGGAAAGGGAGATATTATAAAAAACTTAAAAGCATTAGCAAAGAAATCTGATAAAGTTTATTTAGCATCTGACCCTGATAGAGAGGGAGAAGCAATAGCTTGGCATATAGCTTATGCTTTAAAATTAGATGAAAATGAAGCTAACAGAATAGAATTTAATGAGATAACAGAGCATGCAATAAAAGATTCAATAACTCATCCTAGAAAAATAGATATGGATAAGGTTAATGCTCAACAAGCTAGGCGTATTTTAGATAGACTTGTAGGATATGGAATAAGTTCATTATTATGGAAAAGTGTAGCTTCAAATACTAGTGCTGGAAGAGTTCAATCAGTAGCTCTAAAGCTTATTTGTGATTTAGAACAGGAGATAAAAAAATTTATTCCAGTAAAATTTTGGGATATAAAAGGGGATTTTTCTAATAATTTAAAATTAGCATTATATAAAGTAAATGGGAAAAAAATAGAAAAACTTACAGATGAAAATGTTGTAAAAGAGATAAAAAAAATAGAGAAGAAAGAATTTTCAGTTACAGAGGCAAAAGTGACTAAAAGGACGAAAAATTCTCCTCTTCCTTTGAAAACAAGTACTTTACAACAATTAGCATCTTCTTATTTAGGATTTTCAGCAACTAAAACTATGAGAATAGCTCAAGGTTTATATGAAGGAATAGATGTAAATGGAACTCATAAAGGACTTATTACATATATGAGAACAGACTCTACTAGAATTTCTGAAGAGGCTCAAGAGATGGCAAAAAATTATATTCTTGAAAATTTTGGAAAAGAGTATTTAGGAGTAAAAAAAGAGAGCAAAAGTAAACAAAAAATACAAGATGCCCATGAGGGAATTCGTCCTACTGATATAAATCTTACTCCAGAAAGCTTAGTTGATTCTTTAGATAAAGATCAAATAAAATTGTATAAGTTAATTTGGGATAGATTTTTAATATCTCAATTAGCTCCGATGAAATATGAACAGTTTGAATTAGTGTTAACTTATGATAAATTTGATTTTAGAGGAACTATAAATAAGATAATTTTTGATGGATATTATAAAATTTTTAAAGAGGAAGAGGATTTACCTCTAGGAGATTTCCCAAGTATAGCTGTGGGAGACAAGAGAACATTAGAAAAATTAAACATAAAAGAAGACTTTACAAAACCACCTTCAAGATTTTCTGAATCTTCTCTTGTAAAAAAACTTGAAGCTGAAGGAATTGGAAGACCATCTACTTATGCATCAATTATTGAAACTCTTAAGAAAAGAGAGTATGTAAAAATTGAAGGAAAAAGTTTTGTACCTACAGAGTTAGGATTTGAAATTGAAGATGCATTAGAGAAGAATTTTCCAAATATAATGAATGTTAAATTTACAGCTGAAATGGAAACAGAGTTAGATGAGATAGCTGAAGGAGAAAAGGATTGGATAAATATTTTATCTAATTTCTATAAAGAACTTAAAGAGTATATAGATAAATTTGCAAAGAAAGTTGAAGAGGAAGCTAATCGTATAGTAGAATCAGATGTTCCTTGTTCATGTGGAAAAGGAAATATGATTTTAAAAACAGGAAGGTTTGGAAGGTATCTAACTTGTCCACATGTAGATGATGAAAATGGATGTCAAGAGAAAATATCTTTAAAAGGGATAGAAATTCCAGCTGAAGATATAAAAAATGGAAAGATTTTTGTAAAAGATAAAGTAGAAGAACTTGTAAAATCTAAACAAGGAAAACCAACTGATGTAATAACAGAGAATGGAGATATATACTTACTAAAAACAGGAAGATTTGGAAGTTATCTTGAAAGTGAAAAATATTCTCAAGATAATTTAAGAATGCCATTACCTCCTGAGATAAGAAAAGCTTTAGCTAACAATCAAATAGAGGAAAAAAATGGTGTTATGCAGATAAACGGACAACTTTCAAAACTTTTAGCAGAAGATGAAAAGATTTTAAAAGAAGCTGGAGTTTGTGAAAAATGTGGAAGACCATTTAGGATAGGTAGAGGTAGATGGGGTAAATACCTAGCTTGTACAGGATATCCAGAATGTAAAAATATAAGGAAAATAGAGAAAAACAAGGAGTAA
- a CDS encoding FAD-dependent protein yields the protein MKKYDIIFLGGGQAGVFGAYEAIEKKPDLKILVLDKGKMLKQRVCPKEKLGKCVNCPTCAIIYGVSGAGAFSDSKFNMDYRVGGDVHVVTGKKVVNDTIKDVVEIYRKFGFNEEPAGLKYNSVMEKIKKGCIENRIQLVDTPTMHLGTDGSRKLYTKLIDYLLEKGVEFITEREIETLIVEDNQVKGVTVTHKGEKENYYSDNIVAGMGRSGAKKMMELCQKHNIKYENGAIDIGVRAEIPDIIMKEINENFYEAKMIYYSRNYRDKMRTFCSNPSGFIAAEKYDDFILANGHAYKDRKSTNTNLALLCTKKFTEPFNQPFEYATAIAKMSSMLTGGKLLVQSYADLKEGRRSTDERLERLNIVPTTEDYVAGDIALACPQRLLDNIMEFIEVLDKITPGFASGDLLLYFPEIKFRSTRLIINEHMETSMKGLYAAGDSSGYGSGLNIAAVMGMLAVRDIINK from the coding sequence ATGAAAAAGTATGATATAATTTTTTTAGGTGGAGGACAAGCAGGAGTTTTTGGAGCTTATGAGGCTATTGAGAAAAAACCTGATTTAAAAATTTTAGTTTTAGATAAAGGAAAGATGTTAAAACAAAGAGTTTGTCCTAAGGAAAAACTTGGGAAATGTGTAAATTGTCCAACATGTGCTATTATTTATGGAGTTAGTGGAGCAGGAGCTTTTTCAGATTCTAAATTTAATATGGATTATAGAGTTGGTGGAGATGTTCATGTTGTAACAGGGAAAAAAGTAGTAAATGATACAATAAAAGATGTTGTAGAAATATATAGAAAATTTGGGTTTAATGAGGAACCTGCAGGATTAAAATATAACTCTGTTATGGAAAAAATAAAAAAAGGGTGCATAGAAAATAGAATACAACTTGTAGATACTCCTACTATGCATTTAGGAACTGATGGTTCAAGAAAATTATATACAAAACTTATAGATTATTTACTAGAAAAAGGTGTAGAGTTCATTACAGAAAGAGAGATTGAAACTCTTATAGTAGAAGATAATCAAGTTAAAGGTGTAACAGTAACTCATAAAGGAGAAAAAGAAAATTATTATTCTGATAATATAGTTGCTGGAATGGGAAGAAGTGGAGCTAAAAAAATGATGGAGCTTTGCCAAAAACATAATATCAAGTATGAAAATGGAGCTATTGATATTGGTGTAAGAGCTGAAATTCCAGATATTATAATGAAAGAGATAAATGAAAACTTTTATGAAGCTAAAATGATTTATTACTCAAGAAACTATAGAGATAAGATGAGAACTTTCTGTAGTAATCCAAGTGGATTTATTGCTGCTGAAAAATATGATGATTTTATTTTAGCAAATGGACACGCATATAAGGATAGAAAATCAACAAATACAAACTTAGCATTATTATGTACGAAAAAATTTACTGAACCATTTAATCAACCTTTTGAATATGCAACAGCAATTGCTAAAATGTCTTCTATGTTAACTGGAGGAAAATTATTAGTTCAATCATATGCAGATTTAAAAGAAGGAAGAAGATCTACTGATGAAAGATTAGAAAGATTAAATATAGTTCCAACAACTGAAGATTACGTAGCTGGAGATATAGCTTTAGCTTGCCCTCAAAGATTATTAGATAATATTATGGAGTTTATAGAAGTTTTAGATAAAATAACTCCAGGATTTGCTTCAGGGGATCTATTATTGTATTTCCCTGAAATAAAATTTAGAAGTACAAGATTAATTATTAATGAGCATATGGAAACTTCAATGAAAGGATTGTATGCAGCTGGAGATAGTTCAGGTTATGGAAGTGGATTAAATATAGCTGCAGTTATGGGAATGCTTGCTGTAAGGGATATAATTAATAAATAA
- the pta gene encoding phosphate acetyltransferase produces the protein MSFLVKIREKAREVQKSVVLPEGSDERVVTAAAKIVELGVAKPIVLGHREDMERVANDLGISLRGVEIIEAKNPPKLETYAQKFAELRAKKGMTVEKAREILLNDPNFYGAMMVKMGDANAMVSGSDSPTADVLRAGLQIIGTRPGIKTVSSVFVMELTERQETYGDVLLFGDCSVIPVPTAEQLADIAEASVVTAHNVVGMQGKVALLTFSTKGSAKHPDVDVVIEAGKILEERNVKFHYTAEVQADAAIVKSVAMKKCPESKVAGNANILIFPNLAAGNIGYKLVQRLAGANAYGPLIQGLAAPINDLSRGCSVDDIVNLVAITAVQAAE, from the coding sequence GTGAGTTTTTTAGTAAAAATCAGAGAAAAAGCAAGAGAAGTACAAAAATCAGTAGTTCTTCCAGAAGGAAGTGACGAAAGAGTAGTTACTGCAGCAGCTAAAATAGTTGAATTAGGAGTAGCTAAACCAATAGTTTTAGGACACAGAGAAGACATGGAAAGAGTGGCTAATGACTTAGGAATTAGCTTAAGAGGTGTTGAAATAATTGAGGCTAAAAATCCTCCAAAATTAGAAACTTATGCACAAAAATTTGCAGAATTAAGAGCTAAAAAAGGAATGACTGTTGAGAAAGCAAGAGAAATCCTATTAAATGACCCTAACTTCTATGGAGCAATGATGGTAAAAATGGGAGATGCTAATGCAATGGTATCAGGTTCTGATTCTCCTACTGCTGATGTATTAAGAGCAGGTTTACAAATAATAGGAACTAGACCAGGAATTAAAACAGTTTCTTCAGTATTTGTTATGGAATTAACAGAAAGACAAGAAACTTATGGAGATGTATTATTATTTGGAGACTGTTCGGTAATTCCTGTACCTACAGCTGAACAATTAGCAGATATAGCTGAAGCATCAGTTGTAACAGCTCACAATGTAGTAGGAATGCAAGGAAAAGTAGCATTATTAACATTCTCAACTAAAGGATCAGCAAAACACCCAGATGTTGATGTAGTAATTGAAGCTGGAAAAATATTAGAAGAAAGAAATGTAAAATTCCATTATACAGCAGAAGTTCAAGCAGATGCTGCTATAGTAAAATCAGTAGCTATGAAAAAATGTCCAGAGTCTAAAGTTGCAGGAAATGCAAATATTTTAATATTCCCTAACCTAGCAGCAGGAAATATTGGATATAAATTAGTACAAAGATTAGCTGGAGCTAATGCATATGGTCCATTAATTCAAGGACTTGCAGCACCTATTAACGACTTATCAAGAGGATGTTCAGTAGATGACATCGTAAACCTAGTAGCAATTACAGCAGTACAAGCAGCTGAATAA
- the yqeH gene encoding ribosome biogenesis GTPase YqeH has product MSKKICIGCGIELQSDYPERNGYLPAAKLEEEGEHYCQRCFKIKNYGKYMPVRLTRDDYRKVVQEEMKNSQVAIAVFDIIDFEGSFDDEILDVLREMDSIVVINKLDLIPDEKHPSEVANWVKVRLAEEGIAPLDIAIVSSKNGYGINGIFKKIKHFYPEGVEALVLGVTNVGKSSIVNRLLGLKKVTVSKYPGTTLKSVRNQIPHTKITLIDTPGLIPEGRISDLVCENCNLKMVPANEISRKTFKMSKGRALIIGELLWFRVLNEDENKPIFSLYAAKDVTFHETNYDKLKELLSGDRGDLLTPPCDECREEYRKLEKISQKITVKTGEELVFKGLGWISVKRGPLEIEITAPKKAGIVIRDAFIKPKR; this is encoded by the coding sequence ATGAGTAAGAAAATTTGTATAGGTTGTGGAATAGAACTACAAAGTGATTACCCAGAAAGAAATGGATACCTTCCAGCAGCTAAACTAGAGGAAGAGGGAGAACACTATTGTCAAAGATGTTTTAAAATAAAAAATTATGGGAAATATATGCCTGTAAGATTGACTAGAGATGATTATAGAAAAGTTGTTCAAGAAGAGATGAAAAATTCTCAAGTAGCTATTGCAGTTTTTGATATTATAGATTTTGAAGGATCTTTTGATGATGAAATATTAGATGTTTTAAGAGAGATGGATTCAATAGTTGTAATTAATAAACTGGATCTTATTCCAGATGAAAAACATCCTTCAGAAGTAGCTAATTGGGTTAAAGTTAGATTAGCAGAGGAAGGAATAGCTCCTTTAGATATTGCTATTGTAAGTAGTAAAAATGGTTATGGAATAAATGGAATTTTTAAAAAGATAAAACATTTTTATCCTGAAGGAGTAGAAGCTCTTGTTTTAGGAGTTACAAATGTTGGAAAATCAAGTATTGTAAATAGATTACTTGGATTAAAAAAAGTTACAGTTTCTAAATATCCAGGAACTACTTTAAAAAGTGTAAGAAACCAAATTCCACATACTAAAATAACTTTAATTGATACTCCAGGACTTATTCCTGAAGGAAGAATATCAGATTTAGTGTGTGAAAATTGTAATTTAAAAATGGTACCTGCAAATGAAATATCTAGAAAAACTTTTAAAATGTCAAAGGGAAGAGCATTAATAATAGGAGAACTATTATGGTTTAGAGTATTAAATGAAGATGAAAATAAACCTATTTTCTCATTATATGCAGCTAAAGATGTAACATTCCATGAGACAAATTATGATAAATTAAAAGAATTATTAAGTGGTGATAGAGGTGATCTATTAACTCCACCTTGTGATGAATGTAGAGAAGAATATAGAAAACTTGAAAAAATCTCTCAAAAAATAACAGTAAAAACAGGAGAAGAACTTGTATTCAAGGGATTAGGTTGGATATCAGTAAAAAGAGGACCATTAGAAATAGAGATTACAGCTCCTAAAAAAGCTGGAATAGTTATAAGAGATGCTTTTATTAAGCCTAAAAGATAG
- the trmFO gene encoding methylenetetrahydrofolate--tRNA-(uracil(54)-C(5))-methyltransferase (FADH(2)-oxidizing) TrmFO encodes MTYNKEVIVVGAGLAGSEAAYQLAKRGIKVKLYEMKKIKKTEAHKSDNFAELVCSNSLGADNLANASGLMKEELRRLDSLVIKSADANRVPAGQALAVDRDGFSEAITKTLREMENIEIIEEELLEIPEDKLVLIASGPLTSEGLSKKIAELTHSDYLYFYDAAAPIVTLESINMDIAYRQSRYGKGDGEYINCPMDKEQYYDFYNALINAERVPLKAFEEEKIFDACMPVERIAMTGERTLVFGPLKPKGLINPKTDKMDYAVVQLRQDDKEGKLYNLVGFQTNLKWGEQKRVFSMIPGLENAEFIRYGVMHRNTFINSTELLDESLKLKTRDNIYFAGQITGSEGYVSSVATGMMAAINIAHRLEGKRAFVLDDRSAIGAMVKYITEEKKNFQPMGPNFGIIRSLDEKIRDKKERYNKISNIALEYLETKLEEVK; translated from the coding sequence ATGACATATAATAAAGAAGTAATAGTAGTAGGAGCTGGACTTGCAGGAAGTGAAGCAGCTTATCAATTGGCAAAAAGAGGAATAAAAGTAAAACTTTATGAGATGAAAAAAATAAAGAAAACAGAAGCTCATAAAAGTGATAATTTTGCTGAATTAGTTTGTAGTAACTCTTTAGGAGCAGATAACTTAGCAAATGCTTCTGGATTGATGAAAGAGGAATTGAGAAGATTAGATTCTCTAGTAATAAAAAGTGCTGATGCTAATAGAGTTCCAGCTGGACAAGCTCTTGCTGTAGATAGAGATGGATTTTCAGAAGCAATAACTAAAACTCTAAGAGAAATGGAGAATATAGAGATAATTGAGGAAGAGTTATTAGAGATACCAGAGGATAAATTGGTATTAATAGCTTCAGGACCTTTAACATCAGAGGGGTTATCTAAGAAAATAGCAGAATTAACTCATAGTGATTATTTATACTTTTATGATGCTGCTGCTCCAATAGTAACTTTGGAGTCTATAAATATGGATATAGCATATCGTCAATCTCGTTATGGAAAAGGTGATGGAGAATATATTAATTGTCCTATGGATAAAGAGCAATATTATGATTTTTATAATGCTCTTATCAATGCAGAAAGAGTTCCGCTAAAAGCTTTTGAAGAAGAGAAAATATTTGATGCTTGTATGCCAGTAGAAAGAATAGCTATGACTGGAGAGAGAACTTTAGTATTTGGTCCATTAAAGCCAAAGGGATTAATTAATCCTAAAACAGATAAAATGGATTATGCTGTTGTACAATTAAGACAAGATGACAAAGAGGGAAAATTATATAATTTAGTAGGATTCCAAACAAATTTAAAATGGGGAGAACAAAAGAGAGTTTTTTCTATGATACCAGGACTTGAAAATGCAGAGTTTATAAGATATGGAGTTATGCATAGAAATACCTTTATCAATTCAACAGAACTTTTAGATGAGAGTTTAAAATTAAAAACAAGAGATAATATCTATTTTGCTGGTCAGATAACAGGAAGTGAAGGGTATGTTTCTTCAGTTGCTACAGGAATGATGGCAGCTATAAATATAGCTCATAGATTAGAAGGAAAGAGAGCCTTTGTATTAGATGATAGAAGTGCTATAGGGGCTATGGTAAAATATATAACTGAAGAAAAGAAAAATTTCCAACCTATGGGACCAAATTTTGGAATAATAAGAAGTTTAGATGAAAAAATAAGAGATAAAAAAGAAAGATACAATAAAATTTCTAATATAGCTTTAGAGTATTTAGAAACAAAATTAGAAGAAGTAAAATAA
- a CDS encoding tyrosine-type recombinase/integrase encodes MERGYIEKDIKDFLYFAEFGDNKSPNTIKSMKKDLIQLAEYLKQIEKIEKSMEIDSVMVRGFILQLQESGITKRTINRKLSSIRSFCKYLVKNKIVNQSPVEVIASPSYYVEKPDILTLEEINRLRNVISLKNTNGLRDRLILELLYSSGITSVELLGLGEEVFDLDRRELYVTNGKSNRVVFFSERTREFFKQYIESKKEKYKERYSPDILFVNGSATRLSDRSLRRIIDRYALKAGIEREISPYSFRHTFAVHMLSNGMDILYLKELMGHVTLESTKVYQELIKVKI; translated from the coding sequence ATGGAGAGAGGATATATTGAAAAAGATATAAAAGATTTTCTCTATTTTGCAGAGTTTGGAGATAATAAAAGTCCAAATACTATTAAATCCATGAAGAAAGATTTAATTCAACTTGCTGAGTATTTAAAACAAATTGAAAAAATAGAAAAAAGTATGGAAATTGATTCAGTAATGGTAAGAGGTTTTATTTTACAATTACAAGAATCAGGGATTACTAAAAGAACAATAAATAGAAAGCTTTCATCTATTCGTTCATTTTGTAAGTATTTAGTAAAAAATAAGATAGTTAACCAAAGTCCAGTAGAAGTTATAGCATCTCCAAGCTATTATGTAGAAAAACCAGATATACTCACTTTAGAAGAAATAAATAGGTTACGAAATGTAATATCATTAAAAAATACAAATGGACTTAGAGATAGGTTGATATTAGAATTACTTTATTCAAGTGGGATTACCTCTGTAGAATTATTAGGTTTAGGAGAAGAAGTTTTTGATTTAGATAGAAGAGAACTTTATGTAACCAATGGAAAAAGTAATAGAGTTGTATTTTTTAGTGAACGGACTAGAGAATTTTTTAAACAGTATATAGAGTCTAAAAAGGAAAAATATAAGGAGAGATATAGTCCAGATATACTTTTTGTAAATGGATCGGCAACTAGACTTAGTGATAGATCTTTACGTAGAATAATAGATAGATATGCTTTAAAAGCTGGGATAGAAAGAGAAATTAGTCCATATAGTTTTAGACATACTTTTGCTGTACATATGCTCTCTAATGGAATGGATATATTATATTTAAAAGAATTGATGGGGCATGTAACTTTAGAAAGTACAAAAGTTTATCAAGAATTGATAAAAGTAAAAATATAG
- the dprA gene encoding DNA-processing protein DprA yields MEWYRLELKNVKYRTFQILLKKFEEYKDIFKVDKTYLKNYLKLDEDELKKIYDSKELDLEVELKKLEKNSVSILFIKDKEYPEELKNIAKPPIFLYYRGDISILKGRKIAVVGTRRATSYGKIACEKLVRELVENEIITVSGLASGIDTICHRKTLENNGKTIAIIGSGLDIVYPKENEKLWKEIGEKGLLMSEYPLGTEPFAYNFPMRNRIIVGVSQGVVVVESKAKGGSLITAELALEEGREVFAVPGEIFSPVSEGCNNLIKNSSAKLITSIEDILDEFGWKKIKKEIESKLNLTEYEKKIYNILVKEKTLDELIVESSMKASEILTILMDLEIKKLIISIAGGKYRRKF; encoded by the coding sequence TTGGAGTGGTATAGATTAGAATTAAAAAATGTAAAATATAGAACTTTTCAAATATTATTAAAAAAATTTGAGGAATATAAGGATATCTTTAAAGTAGATAAAACTTATTTAAAAAATTATTTAAAATTAGATGAGGATGAATTAAAAAAAATATATGATTCAAAAGAATTGGATTTAGAAGTTGAGTTAAAAAAATTAGAGAAAAATAGTGTGTCAATTCTTTTTATAAAAGATAAAGAGTATCCAGAAGAATTAAAAAATATAGCAAAGCCACCAATATTTTTATATTATCGTGGAGATATATCAATACTTAAGGGAAGAAAGATAGCTGTGGTAGGAACTAGAAGAGCAACTTCTTATGGTAAAATAGCTTGTGAAAAGTTAGTTAGAGAGTTAGTAGAAAATGAGATAATCACAGTTAGTGGATTAGCAAGTGGAATAGACACAATTTGCCATAGAAAAACCTTAGAAAATAATGGAAAAACCATTGCAATTATTGGAAGTGGTTTAGATATAGTTTATCCTAAAGAAAATGAAAAGTTGTGGAAAGAGATAGGAGAAAAAGGATTGCTTATGAGTGAGTATCCTTTAGGAACTGAACCCTTTGCATATAATTTTCCAATGAGAAATAGAATTATTGTAGGGGTATCTCAGGGAGTAGTTGTAGTTGAAAGTAAAGCTAAAGGAGGAAGTTTAATAACTGCGGAATTAGCTTTAGAAGAGGGAAGAGAGGTATTTGCTGTTCCTGGAGAGATTTTTTCTCCTGTATCTGAAGGGTGTAATAATTTAATAAAAAATTCAAGTGCTAAATTAATAACTTCTATAGAAGATATTTTGGATGAATTTGGTTGGAAAAAAATAAAAAAGGAAATAGAAAGTAAATTAAATTTGACAGAATATGAAAAAAAAATATACAATATTTTAGTAAAGGAAAAAACTTTAGATGAACTAATAGTAGAAAGTTCTATGAAAGCGAGTGAAATCCTTACGATTCTAATGGATTTAGAAATAAAAAAACTTATAATAAGTATAGCTGGAGGAAAATATAGAAGAAAATTTTAA
- the ftsY gene encoding signal recognition particle-docking protein FtsY: MGFFSKLFGKKKEEEKEVLKVAEVEIDEILEKKEEEKISNEEIEKEEKNIKDIDENKKEDIKEIEKIREEEKPEEKKGFFASLKDKLFKSREGLFGTLKSFILGRNVIDDEMYEELEDILVQSDIGMDMTIKIVQALEKEVKRRGVKDPKDVYPVLKEVMEGFLIKENNEIKIEDGKLNVILVVGVNGVGKTTTIGKLAAKYVKEGKKVILGAGDTFRAAAIEQLEEWANRSGAEIVKSTQGSDPGAVVFDTLTAAQSRGADIAIIDTAGRLHNKSNLMKELEKIHNIIKKKLGDQKYESILVIDGTTGQNALNQAKVFNEVTDLTGFIITKLDGTAKGGIVFSISEEIKKPIKFIGVGEKIEDLRKFDAKEYIQAIFD; the protein is encoded by the coding sequence ATGGGTTTTTTTAGTAAACTATTCGGGAAGAAAAAAGAGGAAGAAAAAGAAGTATTAAAAGTTGCGGAAGTAGAAATAGATGAAATTTTAGAAAAAAAAGAAGAAGAAAAAATTTCTAACGAAGAGATAGAAAAAGAAGAAAAAAATATAAAAGATATTGATGAAAATAAAAAAGAAGATATAAAAGAAATAGAAAAAATTAGAGAAGAAGAAAAACCAGAAGAGAAAAAAGGTTTTTTTGCTTCATTGAAAGATAAGCTTTTTAAATCAAGAGAAGGACTTTTTGGAACATTAAAATCATTTATTTTAGGAAGAAATGTTATAGATGATGAAATGTATGAAGAGTTAGAAGATATCTTAGTACAATCAGATATTGGAATGGACATGACAATAAAAATTGTACAAGCTTTAGAAAAAGAGGTAAAAAGAAGAGGAGTAAAAGATCCTAAAGATGTTTATCCAGTACTAAAAGAAGTGATGGAAGGATTTTTAATCAAAGAGAATAATGAAATTAAAATAGAAGATGGTAAATTAAATGTTATTTTAGTAGTAGGTGTTAATGGAGTAGGAAAAACAACTACTATTGGAAAATTAGCTGCAAAATATGTAAAAGAGGGTAAAAAGGTCATTTTAGGAGCAGGGGATACTTTTAGAGCAGCAGCAATAGAACAGTTAGAAGAGTGGGCTAATAGATCAGGAGCAGAAATTGTAAAAAGTACCCAAGGATCAGATCCAGGAGCAGTTGTTTTTGATACTTTAACAGCAGCTCAATCCAGAGGAGCTGATATCGCTATTATAGATACTGCAGGAAGATTACATAACAAAAGTAATTTAATGAAAGAATTAGAGAAGATTCATAATATAATTAAGAAAAAATTAGGAGATCAAAAGTATGAATCTATATTAGTAATAGATGGAACAACTGGGCAAAATGCTTTAAATCAAGCTAAAGTTTTTAATGAGGTTACAGATTTAACAGGATTTATTATAACTAAACTAGATGGAACTGCTAAAGGTGGAATAGTATTTAGTATTTCAGAAGAGATTAAAAAACCTATAAAATTTATTGGAGTAGGAGAAAAAATAGAAGATTTAAGAAAGTTTGATGCAAAAGAATATATACAGGCTATATTTGATTAA
- the hslV gene encoding ATP-dependent protease subunit HslV, translating into MIKATTIIAVKKGGKVAMAGDGQVTFGEVVFKSNAKKIRRIEKYNVMAGFAGAAADAFALMDKFENKLEEFAGNLKKAAVELAKEWRNDKALRVLDAMLIVADKSCILVLSGNGDVIEPDGDVAAIGSGGNYAYAAARALLLHGKDLSAEQIAIEAMAIAGEMCIYTNSNITYDVI; encoded by the coding sequence ATGATAAAAGCTACTACTATAATTGCAGTAAAAAAAGGTGGAAAAGTTGCAATGGCTGGAGATGGACAAGTAACTTTTGGAGAAGTAGTATTTAAAAGTAATGCTAAGAAAATAAGAAGAATAGAGAAATATAATGTAATGGCAGGTTTTGCTGGAGCAGCAGCAGATGCTTTTGCACTTATGGATAAATTTGAAAATAAATTAGAAGAGTTTGCTGGAAATTTAAAAAAAGCAGCAGTAGAATTGGCTAAAGAATGGAGAAATGATAAAGCTTTAAGAGTTTTAGATGCTATGTTGATAGTAGCTGATAAAAGCTGTATATTAGTTCTTTCAGGAAATGGAGATGTAATAGAACCAGATGGAGATGTGGCAGCTATAGGAAGCGGTGGAAATTACGCTTATGCAGCAGCAAGAGCCCTCCTTTTACATGGGAAAGATTTATCAGCAGAACAGATTGCAATAGAAGCTATGGCAATAGCAGGAGAGATGTGTATATATACTAATTCAAATATTACCTATGATGTAATTTAA